A window of the Lactobacillus gasseri ATCC 33323 = JCM 1131 genome harbors these coding sequences:
- the ezrA gene encoding septation ring formation regulator EzrA, producing the protein MSSGLSILIIVILIAIIAAIATVVILNKYFNHQIAELDALTDELKDLSVEEDIKRLQKMELAGKSLETFKRWQKVYQKVDTKDVGELKHLLEQAAGLNAKFNLIKTHQLIKEATELLQTNQDNVERSKQIFTNLLEANRDNQKHYAALSKDYQQLRKKILSQSFNYGNAIDQIEEDLATLESDFQTAKNLSGEGDHEEAKKVLTKIDTKLTSLKTDLPKVENFDQELKNVFPDQLNELSNTYRQMVKDKYKITEIDVLEEIKSLRELVDDNKKSLNKLDLAKVEKSNKEVSTRIDSLYDILTKEFKARPFVDNNQDKIVQILSHMGNASNQLVAKLEHVDQSYELTHGELAEARQLKSQVSRMNADFDVDCQEIADGDGVYSQIENKWLTMLDNLKKIEKTEKRLSGDVDGLFDAEKIANDSIIHFKQEISLVYRKVERRRLPGKPESFIQMYTLVLNEVKHTDNELNQVRINMEKISSELIQIQEDIERLKKEADEILNSADLVELTMQYSNKYISNPEIKRARKEAYDLYQNKYEYKEALDVIATALEKVEPGSYQRIEKEYYSEQEEAEEEEE; encoded by the coding sequence ATGTCATCAGGGTTATCTATTCTTATTATTGTAATATTAATTGCTATAATTGCTGCAATTGCTACAGTTGTTATTCTTAATAAATATTTTAATCACCAGATTGCAGAACTAGATGCGTTAACTGATGAGTTAAAAGATTTGAGTGTTGAAGAAGACATCAAGCGTCTACAAAAGATGGAATTAGCCGGTAAAAGTTTAGAGACTTTTAAAAGATGGCAAAAGGTATATCAAAAAGTTGACACTAAAGACGTTGGAGAATTAAAGCACCTTCTTGAACAAGCGGCTGGACTTAATGCAAAGTTTAATCTAATAAAAACGCATCAATTAATTAAAGAAGCAACCGAGTTATTGCAAACTAATCAAGATAATGTTGAACGTAGTAAACAAATATTTACTAATTTATTAGAAGCAAATCGTGATAATCAAAAACACTATGCTGCATTATCAAAAGATTATCAACAATTGCGTAAGAAGATTTTGTCACAGTCATTTAATTATGGAAATGCAATTGATCAAATTGAAGAAGATTTAGCGACCTTAGAAAGTGATTTTCAGACTGCTAAGAATTTGTCAGGTGAAGGGGATCATGAAGAAGCTAAAAAAGTATTGACTAAGATTGATACCAAACTTACATCATTGAAGACTGATCTTCCTAAAGTAGAGAACTTTGACCAAGAATTAAAGAATGTTTTTCCAGATCAACTCAATGAGCTCAGCAATACTTATCGTCAAATGGTAAAAGATAAGTATAAGATTACAGAGATTGATGTTTTAGAAGAGATTAAAAGCTTAAGGGAATTAGTTGATGATAATAAAAAGAGCCTCAATAAACTGGATCTTGCGAAGGTTGAGAAGAGTAATAAAGAAGTAAGTACAAGAATCGATAGTTTGTACGATATTCTTACTAAGGAATTTAAAGCACGCCCATTTGTTGACAATAACCAAGATAAAATCGTGCAAATTCTCTCCCATATGGGGAATGCATCTAATCAACTCGTAGCTAAATTAGAACATGTTGATCAGAGCTATGAATTAACTCATGGTGAACTTGCCGAAGCTAGACAATTAAAAAGTCAGGTTAGCCGGATGAATGCTGATTTTGATGTTGATTGTCAAGAAATTGCTGACGGTGATGGTGTTTACTCACAAATTGAAAACAAGTGGTTAACAATGCTTGATAATTTAAAGAAAATTGAAAAGACTGAAAAGAGACTTTCGGGTGATGTAGACGGATTATTTGATGCAGAAAAAATTGCCAACGATTCTATTATTCATTTCAAACAAGAAATTTCTTTAGTTTATCGAAAAGTTGAACGGCGTAGATTACCTGGAAAACCTGAGAGCTTCATTCAAATGTATACTTTAGTCTTAAATGAAGTTAAGCATACAGATAATGAATTGAATCAAGTTAGAATAAATATGGAAAAAATATCTAGCGAATTGATTCAAATTCAAGAAGATATAGAGCGCTTAAAGAAAGAAGCCGATGAGATTCTAAATTCCGCTGATCTAGTTGAGCTAACTATGCAATATTCTAATAAGTATATTTCAAATCCAGAAATTAAGCGTGCTCGTAAAGAAGCTTATGACTTATATCAAAATAAATATGAATATAAGGAAGCACTAGACGTAATTGCAACTGCCTTAGAGAAGGTTGAACCTGGAAGTTATCAAAGAATTGAAAAAGAGTATTATAGCGAGCAGGAAGAAGCAGAAGAAGAAGAAGAGTAA
- the rpsD gene encoding 30S ribosomal protein S4 encodes MSRYTGPSWKRSRRLGISLSGTGKEISRRNYAPGDHGPNNRAKVSEYGQQLKEKQKLRWMFGLNERQFQNLFIRAGKIREGKHGVNFMALLERRLDNIVYRLGLASTREQARQLVNHGHILVDGKRVDIPSYEVKVGQEISLRDKSKNLQQVKDALDAVVSRPPFVSFDDSKMTGTLVRLPERDEMEPEVDEALIVEWYNKKL; translated from the coding sequence ATGTCAAGATATACTGGTCCAAGTTGGAAACGTTCAAGACGCTTAGGTATCTCACTTTCAGGTACTGGTAAGGAAATTAGCCGTCGTAACTACGCACCTGGTGATCATGGTCCTAACAACCGTGCTAAGGTTTCTGAATATGGTCAACAATTAAAGGAAAAGCAAAAGTTACGTTGGATGTTTGGTTTAAATGAACGTCAATTCCAAAACTTATTCATCCGTGCTGGCAAGATTCGTGAAGGTAAGCACGGTGTTAACTTTATGGCTTTACTTGAAAGACGTTTAGACAACATCGTTTACCGTTTAGGTTTAGCTTCAACTAGAGAACAAGCTAGACAACTTGTTAACCACGGTCACATCTTAGTAGATGGCAAGCGTGTTGACATTCCTTCATACGAAGTTAAAGTTGGTCAAGAAATCAGCTTAAGAGATAAGTCAAAGAACTTGCAACAAGTTAAGGACGCTTTAGATGCAGTTGTATCACGTCCACCATTTGTTTCATTTGACGACAGCAAGATGACTGGTACTTTAGTTCGTCTTCCAGAACGTGACGAAATGGAACCAGAAGTTGATGAAGCTCTTATCGTTGAATGGTACAACAAGAAGCTTTAA
- a CDS encoding YueI family protein: MTKDLNTRLENAAKGITPQTRPDERRRYLGSLRERVLVRMTVEETNNQALDTLFLKHINDFKGYTILINGKMPQNNFINKLMGLCSQQDIKFTLINDDTAKDEPNATGVLVVSKTAINHYRIEINQVYAPEAPHEQLSEPKKESFWNRLFRKKD; the protein is encoded by the coding sequence ATGACTAAAGATTTAAATACACGACTAGAAAATGCTGCTAAGGGGATTACTCCTCAAACTCGTCCAGATGAGCGAAGAAGATATTTAGGCTCTTTACGAGAACGAGTTTTAGTACGAATGACTGTAGAAGAAACAAATAACCAAGCATTAGATACCCTATTTTTAAAACACATTAATGATTTCAAGGGTTATACCATTTTAATCAATGGGAAAATGCCTCAAAACAATTTTATTAACAAACTAATGGGTTTATGTTCACAGCAAGATATAAAATTCACCTTAATAAATGATGATACAGCAAAAGATGAGCCAAACGCTACTGGTGTTTTAGTAGTTTCAAAAACCGCTATTAATCATTACCGGATCGAGATTAATCAAGTTTATGCTCCAGAAGCTCCTCATGAACAACTTTCTGAGCCGAAAAAAGAAAGTTTCTGGAATAGATTATTTAGAAAAAAGGATTAA
- a CDS encoding replication-associated recombination protein A: MKPLAYRMRPKNLDEVVGQEHLVGNKKIIRRMVEAKLLSSMILYGPPGIGKTSIASAIAGSTKYAFRKLNAATDTKKDLQIVAEEGKMSGTVILLLDEIHRLDKTKQDFLLPLLESGNIILIGATTENPYISISPAIRSRCQIFELHRLKSTDISKAIDRALTDSENGLGKYNVELTKDARNLLIDKGNGDLRCTLNALELAVLSTDQEKKSKSHKDKLIIDKAEMQDSIQFKSQNYDSSGDGHYDLLSAFQKSIRGSDTDAALYYLGNLCESGDLVAICRRLLVIAYEDIGLANPPACSRVVNAVQAAQMVGLPEARIILSNAVIELCLSPKSNSAIVAIDSAISDIQNKQNYSIPDSLKDAHYKGAQNLNHGVSYIYPHDYQGDWVAQQYLPNNLKNVSYFKPKGNSKIEDALKKQYLRLKKMQHDGLQK; this comes from the coding sequence ATGAAACCTCTTGCTTATCGTATGCGCCCTAAGAATCTAGATGAAGTTGTTGGACAAGAACATTTAGTAGGAAATAAAAAAATAATTAGAAGAATGGTTGAGGCTAAGCTATTATCTTCAATGATCCTTTATGGTCCACCAGGCATTGGAAAAACTAGTATTGCCAGTGCCATTGCTGGTTCTACCAAATATGCTTTTAGAAAGCTTAACGCAGCAACAGATACGAAAAAAGATCTTCAAATTGTTGCTGAAGAAGGAAAAATGAGTGGCACAGTTATCCTTCTTTTAGACGAAATTCATCGACTGGATAAGACCAAGCAAGATTTTCTTCTTCCACTTTTAGAATCAGGTAATATTATTTTAATTGGAGCAACAACAGAGAATCCATATATATCCATCTCCCCTGCTATTCGATCTAGATGTCAGATTTTTGAATTGCATCGACTTAAAAGTACCGATATCTCGAAGGCAATCGATCGTGCGCTGACCGATTCTGAAAATGGCTTAGGAAAGTACAATGTTGAACTAACAAAAGATGCTCGTAATCTATTAATAGATAAAGGAAATGGCGACTTAAGATGCACTCTTAATGCGTTAGAATTAGCAGTTTTATCAACTGATCAAGAGAAAAAATCTAAATCTCATAAAGATAAACTGATTATTGATAAAGCAGAAATGCAAGATTCCATTCAATTTAAGTCCCAAAATTACGATTCAAGTGGTGATGGCCATTATGATCTACTATCTGCATTTCAAAAATCAATTCGTGGCTCTGATACTGATGCTGCCCTCTATTATTTAGGTAATCTTTGTGAATCAGGTGATTTAGTAGCAATTTGTAGGCGTTTATTAGTAATTGCATATGAAGATATCGGCCTCGCCAATCCTCCAGCATGCAGCCGCGTCGTTAATGCAGTTCAAGCTGCACAAATGGTTGGTCTACCGGAAGCACGTATTATTTTATCGAATGCGGTTATTGAACTTTGCTTATCTCCTAAAAGTAATAGTGCAATTGTTGCAATTGATTCTGCAATAAGTGACATTCAAAATAAGCAAAATTATTCTATACCTGATAGTTTAAAAGATGCACATTATAAAGGAGCACAAAACTTAAATCATGGGGTTTCATATATTTATCCACATGATTACCAAGGAGATTGGGTTGCTCAACAATATCTACCTAATAATTTGAAAAATGTATCTTATTTTAAACCTAAGGGTAATTCAAAAATAGAAGACGCGCTAAAAAAACAGTATCTTCGTCTTAAAAAGATGCAACATGATGGCCTACAAAAGTAA
- a CDS encoding universal stress protein, which translates to MLKQYQHIQVAVDGSKEADVAFSKAVEVAKRNGATLEILHVVDTRAFQDVSSFDSAMVEQVSEEAKTKIEEYYNRAKDAGVKNVHYSIEFGSPKNIIAHEFPEEHNIDLIILGATGLNAVERLLIGSITEYVTRTAACDVLVIRQPAAQNEDIKKNQEN; encoded by the coding sequence ATGTTAAAACAATATCAACATATCCAAGTTGCCGTAGATGGTTCTAAAGAAGCTGACGTTGCATTTAGCAAAGCTGTTGAAGTAGCAAAAAGAAATGGTGCTACTCTTGAAATTCTTCACGTAGTAGATACTCGTGCCTTTCAAGATGTTTCCAGCTTTGATTCTGCAATGGTTGAACAAGTATCTGAAGAGGCAAAAACTAAAATCGAAGAATATTATAACCGTGCAAAGGATGCCGGTGTTAAAAATGTTCATTACTCAATCGAATTTGGTTCTCCAAAGAACATCATTGCTCATGAATTTCCTGAAGAACATAATATTGATTTAATTATTCTAGGTGCCACTGGTTTAAACGCTGTTGAAAGACTTTTAATTGGTAGTATTACAGAATACGTTACTCGGACTGCAGCTTGCGATGTTCTAGTAATCCGTCAACCGGCCGCACAAAATGAAGATATTAAGAAAAATCAAGAAAACTAA